The DNA sequence TGCCCGGTGCGAGGGCGATTTTGGGCTGGAGCAGCCAAAAACTTGCCAACTTTTCAAATATGTGCATTCAGCGATCGAGTCCATCTGCCGGCCCGAATCCGGACGGCGATCGCTGCCCATGGCTGCTATGCATCGGGTGGATGGAGGGGGAAGGTGGCATCAATCTGGGGAGGCTGGAACCGCTGGATCCAGCGATCGAGCAGTGGTTTTGAGGCTTTTGGGAACTTGGAGACCTAGTGTAATCACCCGTGTCATCATATAGATGGCTAGGGCCAGCCAAAGAAGCTGTTCGTTTTGCCAATAGCCTGCTAGGAGGGCTGTGGGCGCAAACCCAAGAGCCGTGGCGATTACAGCGGTATTGCGTAGGACGCGTCCTTGGGTCAAACCTAGAAAATAGCCATCTAGAATATAAGCGATCGCCCCAAATCCCAGGACAGGCAGCAACCAGCCAATCACCTGTGGAATCTGGTTGAGGACGGGGGAATGGGAGGTTAGGAGCTGAAATAAGGGACGTTGAAACGCGATCGCCCCTCCTGCGATCGTTAACCCTAAAGATAAGCTGAGGACTAGAGATAAGCTTAATAATGGCTTTAATCGAGTTAGATCTTTTTGACCATGGAAACTTCCCGTAAAACTTTCCGTAGCAAAGGCAATACCGTCGATAAAATAAGACGTAAAGGAAATAACCTGCAGCAGCAGCGTATTAGCAGCTAAGATAACGGTTCCAAGCATGGAGCTGAGGTTGGTGAACCAGGAAAACGCCAACAGCAGCGCAAAGGTGCGAATCATAATATCGCCATTGAGCACTAGGGTGGTGCGTAGGGCTTGCCAGTCTGAAAGCTGCTGGGTCAGTCGTGGCATCGGTACTCGTCGAATATCCCCCCAGGCAAGCAGGAGGCCTAGGCTGGCCATCGCCACCTGGCTGAGCATCGTAGCCCAGCCCGCTCCGGCACTTGCCCAACCGAGCTGGACAATCAGCCAGTAGTTCAGGATCACATTACTGCCGTTGGCGACCAACGAGAGCAAGAGCACCTGTTTTCCTTGCCCTCGGCCCAAAAACCATCCCAGTAAGACAAATCCTAGGAGGTTGGCCGGCGCGCCCCAAATCATAGCGTTGTAATAGGCGAAGCCCGCGTCTTTCACCTCGGGCGGGGCGCTGAGTATAGCAAATCCTAGTTGCCGCAGCGGGACTTGGAACACCAAGAGCCCAAGGGCAATGGCGATCGCTAAACAGCCGTTTCGCACGCCCACACCCACGACCTCATCTTGGTTGCCCCGGCCAAGAGCCTGGGCCGTGAGTCCCGTGGTGCCCATGCGCAGAAAGCCGAAGCTCCAATAGAGCACATTGAACAGCACAGACGCGATCGCCACTCCGGCTAAGTGGCGAATATCGTTGAGATGGCCCAAAAAAGCCACATCCATGAGACTGGCTAGGGGCACCATGAGGTTGGACACAATATTGAGGATCGCCAGCCGCAAAAACGGTTGGTAAAATCGATGGCTCGGACTCTCCATGATGGCTTCTTCCGCTTCCAATCTGGTCTGGGATGGCTTGGCGCTAGACGCCTCAAGGAGCCTGTATTCTAACGATCTTTCTAGGGTGGCGATCGCGTCACCCGATTGGGTGAACAACATGGAGTAGGACAGAATCGCCCGAGCACAGGACGCTCGGAGTCCATCAATTCTCTAATCTGAATATAGAACAGCAAAACTACGATGCACTACATCCCCAGCTTGCCTGGGGCTTTTTTTGTCTGTGCGACGGTAGGCGGACTCTCATTAAATGCCGCTGAATTGCCGGGTTTCGACTCCGCTCAACCCTCTTTTGATCAGGATTGGAGCATAGAGCGACGTTGAAAGGTTTGCTAATCCTTTCGTCCTTCCACTTAGCGATCGCTGGATGAATCAGAGCGATCGCCCCTCAATCGCCCCTCATATGAAGCGATCGGCTATCCAGGATGTTTTAACAACAATAGCTTGATCATGAATCTGCTTGTCGATAGCCATTAGGCAAAACCGTTAGACGGTCAAGGTTGGCATCTTTGAGGACTGCCGCTTGGGCTCGGAAAAGATTGCAGTCTATGAACTGAGTTTCTTTGAACATCGCGGCGGAAAGATTTGAGCTGGACAGATCGACGCGATTGAGCTGAGCATGGCTGAAATCGGCGGAGCGTAGGTCAGCCCCTTGGAGCGAGACGGTCTGAAACAATGTTTTCCAACAGGTGGCGTAGCAAAGATTGGCTCGGTTCATCAAACTGTTTTGGCAGTCTGCTTCAGAAAGATCGACGGATTGCAGCTTGGCGTGGCTCAGGTCAGTATGGTGCAGCCGCGCACCTCTAAGATTGGCTCTGCTGAGATTGACGTAGGGTAAATAGGCATGGCTCAGATCACTGCCTTCGAGGTCAATGCCCTGGAGTTCTCCCTCAAAGAGATGGGCTCCACTTAAGTCTATGTTTTTGAACTCTCGCCGCCCTTGAGTATAGTCACAATAGAGATCCTCAACGCTAATCCTTTGCATCACAATATTTGTCACGTCATACCCCAATGCCGCACTGGCATTGAGACCCGGCAACTGCATAAGTATTTATGCTTGATTAAAATATGTTACGTGAGCCTTGACGTTTCATGGTCATCACTTAACGGTTTTTTTAGGATTTGGCTGGATTCATAGACATCAGAGAAATTTTTGATAATGTTCCTGATGCTGGGGGGGTGTCCTGTAAGAAATGAGTGGTAGATGCACCCTGATTGATTCATCCCTAGGCAACCCCTAGGGATTTTTTTTTGCTTGTGCGTCCTCTTTTGAGGCGATGTGGGCTGATGTGGGTTTGATGACTGGACAAGCACCGCGCCAGATTCATCTCGCCAGATTTATAAGGAATGGGGCATTACAACAGCGACTCAAGCTGTTCGAGTAATCGGGCAATTTTTTTCTGAGCGGCCGGATCCGACCAGGCCGGCGATCGCTTCCCTCGGGTATAAAGTTGCTTCAGGCGCTGTTGCAGCTCGGTAGCTGATCTGGCGCTTGAACTAGTGGTTGATTGGGTGGCTGGGGAGGATGGGGAGACAGCCTGTTGGCGAATGCGATCGCGAATTTGGCTGAGAGAAAGATGCTCTTGGATCGCTGCATCCAGGAGCGATCGCCGCTGAGATTCGTCTTTTACACGGGCGATCGCCATGGCTTTGGTGTAGGCCAGCTTGCCCTGGCGTAGGGCCGTCAGAATGTTCTCATCTAGATTCAGCAGAGGTAGACGGTTGCAGGTGAACGACAGCCAGCTCATACGTCCCAGCTCGTCAAAGATGGCTTGAATGGTTTGGGCCAGCTCTGCATCCAGCGTAGGAATAACGTTATTCCTAGATGTTGATGGTGTCGTTTCATCACGGGCGATCGCTTCTGAATTGGTGGTGATGTGTGTAGGAATAACGTTATTCCTAGTGGTGCTTGGCGGGGTATCGTTCACCGACAAAGAGGCGATCGGCAGGGAGGATAGCCCAGATTTCTCGGCGGCATTCTTCATCTGATACAGCAGATTGGGCACCTCTTCTACAGGGCGATCGAGGCGGATAGCCAGCAAATGCAGCAAACTTTCCGTTTCATCGAGGGGGTTGAGATCGTCGCGCTGCAGGTTTTCGATCAGGGAAATATGTAGGGCTTCACTGTCCGATAGATCGCGGATGACCACCGGCACCTCCGTGAGTCCTGCCGCCTGGGCTGCTCGATAGCGCCGTTCTCCAGCAATCAGTTCGTAGGGTTTGGTCGCATGGTGGGCGCTGGGGCGGACAATCAGCGGCTCTAAAATGCCGTGGATCTGCACGGATCGAGTCAACTGCGCTTGCTTGTCTGGATCAAAATAGCGTCGCGGTTGGGGCGTGATTTGAATATCGGCGATCGCTACAAATTCTGCCGCAGCGATCGCTTCATCGTGAAATAGATCGGTCAGGGGATTGATAGGCGTGACATCTAAGCCATAGGGGCGATCGCGTTTTCGAGTCATGCGGCAAATGTAGGGTTGGATACTAGATGTTGGAATACTAGACGCTTTAGATCTGGTGCTATGTGCCTTGATTGCTCATCGTAGAGTCAGAGCAATTTTTCAAGATGATCCACAATCGACGATAGGCTAGCGATCGCTTTATGGCGTTTGTCATAGAGGGCCAGAGGCAGACGGGCCTCCGCAGCATCAGCAAATCCGGTAGACCAAGGAATCGGATCGTAGACGGGGGCGACGGTGGTAAAGCGATCTTGAATAGCTTTTAAGGTGCGCTCATCTTGGCTACGGCGGGCGTCAAACAGGGTGGGCGCAAAACCGGCCACAGCCAGCTTACGATTGGCGCGCCGCTTCACCCGCGCTAGGGTATTGAGCAATAAATTAGTGCCCGCAAAGGCCTTGAACTGAGTTTGGATGGGCACCAGCACATGGGTAGCAGCCACCAAACTGATGTAGCTGAGCAGTCCTAAGCTAGGTGGACAGTCGATCAAAATCACATCATAGCGATCGCTGATGGGCTCAAGCGCATCCTTGAGTCGAACATCACGCATGTCTGCCGACACCAGCACCAGCTCCGCCGCCGAGAGATTGATATTAGCGGGACAAAGATCCATCCCATAGATGTCTGGCTGAATGGGCAGATCCATCACCGTTTGCGTCGTTTCATCGTCAACGAGGGCGTTGTAAAGCGTGAGGTCTAAGCTATCGGGATCGAGACCCATGAAGGTGGTGAGAGATGCTTGGGGATCCATATCAACGAGCAAAACCCGCCGCTGTCGCTCGGCAAGCTGGTAGCCAAGGTTCATGGTGAGGGTACTTTTCCCAACACCGCCCGATTGATTGAAGAGGGCAAGAGTAATGCTCATGGACATCGGTGGAGTGGTGAAAAGGTCTAGGAACGGGGATGAGATGGTAGCAATTTTGGGTTAGGAATAACGTTATTCCTATAGAGTGAGATGTAGGGTGAAATGGTCGGTGGTCTGGCTGCTGGGAGAGCGATCGCTTAGTAGAATTTTAGGCTAGGACTAGCGTTATTCCTAAAAATAGTTGGGCAATCCAGCAATTCTCATTTTGACCAGTAGCTTGCCCAATCTGCCGAATCCTGAACGAAAGAATGAGCTTTTTCAACAAATCTATTGACACTGTTCTCAAT is a window from the Leptolyngbya sp. CCY15150 genome containing:
- a CDS encoding MATE family efflux transporter translates to MESPSHRFYQPFLRLAILNIVSNLMVPLASLMDVAFLGHLNDIRHLAGVAIASVLFNVLYWSFGFLRMGTTGLTAQALGRGNQDEVVGVGVRNGCLAIAIALGLLVFQVPLRQLGFAILSAPPEVKDAGFAYYNAMIWGAPANLLGFVLLGWFLGRGQGKQVLLLSLVANGSNVILNYWLIVQLGWASAGAGWATMLSQVAMASLGLLLAWGDIRRVPMPRLTQQLSDWQALRTTLVLNGDIMIRTFALLLAFSWFTNLSSMLGTVILAANTLLLQVISFTSYFIDGIAFATESFTGSFHGQKDLTRLKPLLSLSLVLSLSLGLTIAGGAIAFQRPLFQLLTSHSPVLNQIPQVIGWLLPVLGFGAIAYILDGYFLGLTQGRVLRNTAVIATALGFAPTALLAGYWQNEQLLWLALAIYMMTRVITLGLQVPKSLKTTARSLDPAVPASPD
- a CDS encoding pentapeptide repeat-containing protein, which produces MQLPGLNASAALGYDVTNIVMQRISVEDLYCDYTQGRREFKNIDLSGAHLFEGELQGIDLEGSDLSHAYLPYVNLSRANLRGARLHHTDLSHAKLQSVDLSEADCQNSLMNRANLCYATCWKTLFQTVSLQGADLRSADFSHAQLNRVDLSSSNLSAAMFKETQFIDCNLFRAQAAVLKDANLDRLTVLPNGYRQADS
- a CDS encoding ParB/RepB/Spo0J family partition protein gives rise to the protein MTRKRDRPYGLDVTPINPLTDLFHDEAIAAAEFVAIADIQITPQPRRYFDPDKQAQLTRSVQIHGILEPLIVRPSAHHATKPYELIAGERRYRAAQAAGLTEVPVVIRDLSDSEALHISLIENLQRDDLNPLDETESLLHLLAIRLDRPVEEVPNLLYQMKNAAEKSGLSSLPIASLSVNDTPPSTTRNNVIPTHITTNSEAIARDETTPSTSRNNVIPTLDAELAQTIQAIFDELGRMSWLSFTCNRLPLLNLDENILTALRQGKLAYTKAMAIARVKDESQRRSLLDAAIQEHLSLSQIRDRIRQQAVSPSSPATQSTTSSSARSATELQQRLKQLYTRGKRSPAWSDPAAQKKIARLLEQLESLL
- a CDS encoding ParA family protein, with the protein product MSITLALFNQSGGVGKSTLTMNLGYQLAERQRRVLLVDMDPQASLTTFMGLDPDSLDLTLYNALVDDETTQTVMDLPIQPDIYGMDLCPANINLSAAELVLVSADMRDVRLKDALEPISDRYDVILIDCPPSLGLLSYISLVAATHVLVPIQTQFKAFAGTNLLLNTLARVKRRANRKLAVAGFAPTLFDARRSQDERTLKAIQDRFTTVAPVYDPIPWSTGFADAAEARLPLALYDKRHKAIASLSSIVDHLEKLL